In a genomic window of Punica granatum isolate Tunisia-2019 chromosome 6, ASM765513v2, whole genome shotgun sequence:
- the LOC116210179 gene encoding CLAVATA3/ESR (CLE)-related protein 46-like isoform X2: MSPKECHQTRNGMGRKEAAIVRVLLPVWLLLAASEHHFPAFAYARAIHSADSKLGPDRQNLYIPKENIRSTMGGEKKIRRTPSGPNPAGNQHPPTKKH, from the exons ATGTCTCCAAAAGAATGCCATCAAACGAGGAATGGGATGGGAAGAAAGGAAGCAGCAATAGTTCGAGTCCTGCTGCCGGTATGGCTCCTCTTGGCAGCTTCGGAGCACCATTTTCCCGCCTTTGCTTATGCTCGCGCTATTCATTCAG CTGACTCAAAGCTTGGACCAGACCGACAGAATTTATACATACCAAAGGAAAACATCAGGTCTACTATG GGCGGAGAAAAGAAGATTCGTAGGACTCCATCAGGGCCCAACCCAGCAGGAAACCAACATCCTCCAACGAAGAAGCACTGA
- the LOC116210179 gene encoding uncharacterized protein LOC116210179 isoform X1: MSPKECHQTRNGMGRKEAAIVRVLLPVWLLLAASEHHFPAFAYARAIHSGKLPLPLLLPSPEETCSIVKAIAQVPKERMLTQRKAHGYSASLPFSFLLATADSKLGPDRQNLYIPKENIRSTMGGEKKIRRTPSGPNPAGNQHPPTKKH, from the exons ATGTCTCCAAAAGAATGCCATCAAACGAGGAATGGGATGGGAAGAAAGGAAGCAGCAATAGTTCGAGTCCTGCTGCCGGTATGGCTCCTCTTGGCAGCTTCGGAGCACCATTTTCCCGCCTTTGCTTATGCTCGCGCTATTCATTCAGGCAAGCTGCCGCTGCCCTTGCTCCTTCCTTCACCTGAAGAAACTTGTAGCATTGTTAAGGCTATTGCACAAGTACCAAAAGAAAGAATGCTAACACAACGGAAAGCTCATGGATATTCTGCTTCCTTACCCTTCTCATTTCTTCTGGCGACAGCTGACTCAAAGCTTGGACCAGACCGACAGAATTTATACATACCAAAGGAAAACATCAGGTCTACTATG GGCGGAGAAAAGAAGATTCGTAGGACTCCATCAGGGCCCAACCCAGCAGGAAACCAACATCCTCCAACGAAGAAGCACTGA